The genomic DNA GGCGGCGCGGGTCCAGAAGTCTGGGAGAATCGGAGGCGATGTCACTTCCCACCACCGCCACCCGCGACCCGCTGTCCATCGGCGGCATCGAGCTCGACGTGCCCGTCGTGCTCGCACCGATGGCGGGCATCACCAACACGGCGTTCCGCCGGCTCTGCCGCGAGTTCGGCGCCGGCCTCTACGTCAGCGAGATGATCACCAGTCGCGCGCTCGTCGAGCGTACGCCCGAGTCGATGCGGCTCATCACGCACCACGAATCCGAGACGCCCCGGTCGATCCAGCTCTACGGCGTCGACCCGAAGACGGTCGCCGACGCGGTCGCCATGCTCGTCGCCGAAGACCGGGCCGACCACATCGACCTGAACTTCGGATGCCCCGTGCCGAAGGTCACCCGCAAGGGCGGGGGTGCTGCGCTGCCGTGGAAGTCGGGGCTGTTCCGCGGCATCGTCGAGGGCGCGGTCAAGGCTGCGGGCGACATCCCGCTGACGGTGAAGATGCGCAAGGGCATCGACGCCGACCACCTCACCTACCTCGAAGCCGGTCGCATCGCCGAGGGCGCCGGCGTCGCCGCGGTGGCGCTGCACGCGCGCACCGCCGCCGAGTTCTACTCGGGGCAGGCCGACTGGTCGGCCATCGCGAAGCTGAAAGAGACCGTCACGAGCGTGCCGGTGCTCGGCAACGGCGACATCTGGTCGGCCGACGACGCACTGCGCATGGTCGACGAGACGGGGTGCGACGGCGTCGTCGTCGGCCGGGGATGCCTCGGGCGGCCGTGGTTGTTCGGCGATCTGGCCGCGGCGTTCCGCCCGTCGACAGGCTCCCCTTCGACAAGCTCAGGGAGCGTTCGTCATCAGCCGAGCCTCGGCGAGGTGGCGCGCGCCTTCCGCCGGCACGCCGAACTGCTGGTCGAGTTCTTCGACAGCGAAGAGCGCGGGTGCCGCGACATCCGCAAGCACGTCGCCTGGTACTTCAAGGGCTACCCGGTCGGCGGCGAACTGCGGGCCAGGCTCGCGACCGTCGAATCGCTCGCCCACCTCGACGACCTGCTGGGCGAGCTCGACTGGTCGACGCCGTACCCCGGAGAGGGCGCCGAGGGGCCGCGCGGCCGCGCCGGCACGCCGAAGCAGCCCGCGCTGCCCGACGGCTGGCTCGCGTCGCGAGAGCTCGCCGGCCACGACCGCAGCACGCTCGTCGACGCCGAACTCGACACGAGCGGCGGCTGACTTGCGCGAGCGACGACTGTTCGGCGGCTACGACGACGCCGACCACGAACGGCGACTGCCCGAAGACCACTCCTCGCGGCGCAGCGACTTCGCGCGCGACCGAGCCCGCCTGCTGCACTCCAGCGCGCTGCGCCGGCTGGCGGCGAAAACGCAGGTGCTCAGCCCGACCGCCGGTCTCGACTTCGCCCGCAACCGGCTCACGCACTCGCTCGAAGTGGCGCAGATCGGCCGCGAGCTGGCGGCGAATCTGGCGCTCGACCCCGACGTGGTCGACACGGCCTGCCTCGCGCACGACCTCGGGCACCCGCCGTTCGGGCACAACGGCGAGCGGGCCTTGAACGCCTGGGCCGCCGACATCGGCGGGTTCGAGGGCAACGCGCAGACCCTGCGCATCCTCACCCGCCTGGAGCCGAAGGTGTTCGGCGACGACGGCCGCAGCTACGGGCTCAACCTCACCCGCGCGAGCCTCGACGCGAGCTGCAAGTACCCCTGGCCCGAGGACACGGGCGTGCCCGACCCGTCGGGCCGGCGCAAGTTCGGCGTCTACGACGACGACCTCGACGTGTTCCGCTGGCTGCGGCGGGGCGCACCGGCCCGACGCCTCTGCGTCGAGGCGCAGGTGATGGATCTCAGCGACGACATCGCCTACTCGGTGCACGACTTCGAAGACGCGGTGGTGAACGGGTACCTCGACGTCGCGGCCCTGGGCTCCCGAGCCGACCACGACGACCTGGTGCGGTCGATGTACGACTGGATCGGCGGATCGATTCCCCACGACGAACTGATGGCGGCGTTCGACCGACTCGACTCGCTCGACGTGTGGCTCGACTCGTGGGATTCGAGCCGGCGCGACCAGGCCCGCTTGAAGAACCTCACCAGCGAGCTGATCGGCCGGTTCGCCCGTGCCGCCACCGATGCGACGCGCGCAGCGTTCCCGTCGCCGACCCTGATCCGGTTCGACGCCGACGTGGTCGTGCCCCGGGGCATCCAAGCCGAGATCGCAGTGCTGAAGGGCATCGTCGCGACGTTCGTGATGTCGCGCAACACCCGGCAGCCGATCTACGAGCAGCAGCGCGAGGTGCTGACCTCGCTCGCCGACGTGCTCTTCGATCGCGGGCCCGACGCGCTCGACCCCGGGTTCGCCGAAGACTGGGCGGTCGCCGCCGACGACGCCGCGCGCCGACGCGTCGTCGTCGACCAGGTGCAGAGCCTCACCGACCAGTCGGCGCTGGCGTGGTACGAACGGCTCGTGCAGCGATGAGGGTGCGGACTCCCTTCGACGAGCTCAGGGAGCCTGGGTTCGCTGAGCCGGTCGAAGCGGGGCGCCCCTTCGACGAGCTCAGGGAGCCTGGGTTCGCTGAGCCGGTCGAAGCGGGGCGACCCTTCGACGAGCTCAGGGAGCTTGGGTTCGCTGAGCCGGTCGAAGCGGGGCGACCCTTCGACGAGCTCAGGGAGCTTGGGTTCGCTGCGCCGGTCGAGGCGGGGCGCCCCTTCGACGTGCTCAGGGAGCTTGGGCTCGCTGCGCCGGTCGAGGCGGGGCGCCCCTTCGACGTGCTCAGGGAGCTTGGGCTCGCTGAGCCTGTCGAAGCGGGGCGACCCTTCGACGCGCTCCGGGAACCTAGGATGTGACCATGCCCGGCCGGATTCGACAATCAGACGTCGACGAGGTCAAGGCCCGTACGAACATCGCCGACATCGTCGGCGAACACGTGAGCCTGAAGTCCGCGGGCGTCGGTTCGATGAAGGGGCTCTGCCCGTTCCACGACGAGCGCAGCCCGAGCTTCCACGTGCGGCCCGGCCTCGGGTACTACCACTGCTTCGGCTGCGGCGAGTCGGGCGATGTGTACACGTTCCTCCAGCGCATGGACCATGTGACGTTCAGCGAGGCCGTCGAGCGGCTCGCGGGCCGGCTCGGCTACCAGCTCCACTACGAGGACGGCGGCCCCGCGCAGGACCACGGCAACCGCGCGCGGCTGCTGGCGGCGAACCAGGCGGCGGCGGAGTTCTTCGTCGAGCAGCTCGGCACGCCCGAGGCCGAGGTGGGGCGCCGGTTCCTGGGGGAGCGCGGCTTCGACGCCGAGGCGGCGTCCCGGTTCGGCGTCGGCTTCGCGCCGAAGAGCTGGGATCGCTTGACGAACCACCTGAAGAGCCGCGGGTTCACCACCGACGAGCTCGCGGCCGCGGGCCTCGTCTCGCAGGGCGACCGGGGGGTGTACGACCGGTTCCGCGGGCGGCTGGTGTGGCCGATCCGCGATGTCACCGGCCAGACCGTGGGGTTCGGCGCGCGACGCCTGCTCGACGACGACAACGGCCCGAAGTACCTGAACACCCCCGAGACGGCGCTGTACCGCAAGGCGCAGGTGCTCTACGGCCTCGACCTGGCCAAGCGCGACATCTCGAAGTCGCATCGCGTGGTCGTCGTCGAGGGGTACACCGATGTGATGGCGTGCCACCTCGCCGGCGTCACCACCGCGATCGCCACCTGCGGCACGGCGTTCGGCGTCGAGCACATCAAGGTGCTGCGCCGGGTGCTGGGCGACGACTCGGGCGTCGGCGAGGTGGTGTTCACGTTCGACGGCGACGCGGCGGGCCAGCAGGCGGCGATGCGGGCGTTCGCGGAAGAGCAGCGGTTCCAGGCGCAGACCTACGTCGCGGTCGCGCCCGAGGGGCTCGACCCGTGCGACCTGCGACTGTCGCGGGGCGACCGCGCGGTGCGCGACCTCGTCGAGACCCGCACCCCGATGTTCGACTTCGTGATCCGCCACACCGTGACGAAGTTCGACCTCGAAACGGTCGAGGGGCGGGTCGGGGCGTTGCGGGCGGCGGCGCCGATCGTCGCCGACCTGCGCGACCCGGCCATGCGGCCCGGCTATACGCGCGAGCTCGCGCGCATGCTCGGCATGGAGCTCGGCGAGGTCGATCGCGCCGTCCGGGCCGCGCGCGGCCGCGCGCCCGACACCGCTTCGGCGCGGCAGGGTCGCGGCGAGGCATCCGGCGAGGCATCCGGTCGCGGCGGTGAGCTCCAGACGGATGCTCCGGTGCGCCCGTTCTCGATCACCGAGCTGCCCGGCGACCCGTCGACCCGGCTCGAACGCGACGCGCTCCAGGCGATGCTGCAGTACCCCGAGTCGGTCGGCGACGACCTCATCCGCCGGGCCACCGACAGCCGGTTCGGCAACGAGACGCTCGCGGTGGTGCGCGACGGCATCGCGTCGACGCTCGCCGCCGACGGCTCGGTGAAGGTCGACCGGGTGATGGCCGAGGTGCCGGCGCCGTACGCCGGGGTGGTGCAGCAGCTCGCGGTCGCGCCGGTGCCGCAGCGCAGCACGGGCGAGCTCTCGGTCTACGTGACCGGCGTGGTCGGCGCCCTCGTCGAGCGCGAACTGCTGCGTCAGAAGCGCGAACTCCTCGGCCGCCTGCAGCGCACCGATGCGTCCGATCGCGAAACCTTCGCGAGCATCCAGCGCGCGCTCGTCGACATCGAACGCGAACGACGGGCGCTCGCGGGCGACTGAGGCGGCCTCAGCCGCGCTGGATGATGCGGTCGAGTTCCGTGCGCAGCTTCGCCTCGTCCGCGCCGCCGGGCCACAGCTTCAGCAGGCGCCCGTCGGCATCGACGAGGGCCGTCATCGGCGGCTCGTCGACCGCGTAGGACCGCCAGATCCGCAGGTCGGGGTCGTGGATGACCGGCTGCTCGACGCCGAGGTCGTCGAGATGCCGCATCAGGTCGTCGACGCCGTCGGCAGGGTCGCCCGCGACGAGCGCGACCGTGATCGCGTCGCCGTAGTCGCGGGTGATCGCGTCGATGACGCCCTGCTGCTCGTCGCAGCGCGTGCACCAGGATGTGGTGAACTGCAGCACGGCGGGGCGTTCGCCCCACAGCGTCTCGCCGTCGACCGCGGTCCCGTCGACGAGGGCGGCGTCGATCGCGGGCGCGTTCGGCGCCGACTCCGTCGAGACGAAGGTGATGTCGTCGGGCACGGTGCCCGGCAGACGGTCGGCACCTCCGCGAGGCCCTGAGGTGCAGCCCGCGAGCGCGAGCGCCAGGAGCGCGGCGGCCACGGCCGCGGCGGCCGACCGGATGCGCGGGGAGAGTCGGGGCATCAGCGGTCTCCGGTCTCGAGGATGACGCCGGGATCGGCGATGGGCGGGACCGCGAGCGGGGGCGTGTCGCCGTCGGCGCTGCGGTACCGGTAGGTGCCGGCGTCGTGCCCGTCGATGCTCGCGGCGTACTCGACGTCGGTCGCCAGGCCCTGAGGTTCGATGCGGAACCGGCAGGCCGTCGGAATCCGGGGCGCCGCCCCGTAGTCGAGGTTGTCGATGCGCACCGCCTCGCCGTCGGGCAGCTCGATCGCGATGCGTTCGTCGTCGTGCTCGAGCACGAGCTCCGAGCCGCGGTGGATGTACTGGTAGGGCCGGGCGCCCGAACAGGCCTCGCCGGCGACGCGCAGGTGCGCGTCGCGGACGAGCACGTCGAACGCGGCGCCGGAGGCGCCGCCACCGGTGCGGCCGTCGGCGGACGCGTCGGCGCACCCCGTGAGCCAGAGCGCGGCGAGTGCGGCGACCGCCGCAGCGATGCCGGGGGAGGGATCTGGTCATGGTGCGACTCCGAGGTCTTCCGGGCGGGACGGGTGCCTCCCCGCTTCCACGGGGAGGCACCCGACCGTCTCGACGCTAGTTCAGTGTGAACGTGAGCGTCGTGGCGTTGCCCGCCACGTCGTATACGACGAGCGTGTTCTCGCCTGCGACACCGCCGAACGCGCCGGGCTTGACGAAGTTGAGATCACTCCACGCGTTGTCCGTGAGATCCTTCACCACCCCGTTCAGCGTCAGCTTGTCGATCTTGCCGGCGTCGAAGAGCTTGAAGCTCACCAGCGAGTACACGCCGTCGGCGCCGGCCGTCTCGTTCGCGCCCGTCTTCACCGTGACCGTCGGCGCCGTCGCGTCGATCGAGAACGCGAACGTCCCGGTCTTCGCGATGTTGCCGGTGAGGTCTTCGGCGTTGTACTTGACGGTGTAATCGCCGTCGGGCAGCGCGACCGTGGCGACATGCGTGGCGCTCGAGGCGCCGTTCGCCGCGGTCTGCGTGCTCTTGAACAGCGTGCCGTTCTGGTAGATGTTCGCGACGACGCGCTTCAGCGCGTAGTTGTCGGTCGCATCGACCTGGATCGACAGCGCCTGGAACGGCCCGGCGGTGGTCGGGGTGACCAGGGTCGCCACCGGCTTGACCGCGTCCACGAGCGAGGTCGTGGTCGAGGCCGTCGCAGCCGGGTCGCTCTCAGAGGTCACGGTGACCGTGACGGCGGGAACGGCGGTCGGCGCGCCGTCGCCCTCGTACACCAGGTGCACGGGCACGTCCTTGGTCGCCCCGGTGCCCAGCGCGACGAGCGCGTTCGGCAGCTGCACGCGCCATCCGCCCGCCTCGCCCTGGATCGCCGCGGCGACCCGGTAGACGTCACCGTCGGAGAGCGCGTCGGCACCGGCGGCGCCGGTGTTCGTCACCGGAACCGTGAGGCCGATCAGGCCGCTCTCGGTCGAGCCCGAGGAGACGGGCTGGCCGAGCGCGACACCGCGCGCCTGCGTCGAGGTCGACGTCAGCGAGCGGATGGCCACGTCGTAGGACAGCAGGCCCTGGTCGTCGCGCTCCACATCGGTGATGTAGAAGTGCAGGCCGTTGGCCTCGTCGACGTACTCGTACTCCGAGCCGGAATCGGTTCCGGCGTGGAAGAGGGCGTCGTTGAGCTGGCGCTGGTCACCGCGGGTGATCATCACGGGCGTGCCGTCGGGGCGGACGTAGTCGACGGTGTCGATGTCCTGCGGGTTGGCGTCGATCGTCCAGATGAAGGGGTTCGAGTCCCGGTTCTTCGTCTTCGCGATCATGACGCCGTGGTCGGGCTGGAACGAGTCCGTGCCCATCCGGTCGATCACCTCGAGCGTGTAGTTGTCGAAGTTGCCGCCGTCGCAGTCCCATGTGGCGTTGCCCGCCGCGTCCCGGCCCTGCCGGGTGCACGAGCCGGTCGAGTTGTCGGCGGGGGCCGAGTCGGGCTTGTCCAGCACGAGGTTCACTCCCGTCGTCAGCCCTTCGCCCATCACCGCGCGCGACGTGATCCGCGTGCTCACGAGCCCGACCTGGTCGAGGGTCGCCTCGGGCAGGTTGACGTACTCGGACTCGTCGATGATGTTCAGGTTGATGCGGTTGCGAAGCGCGACGCCCGCGGGCTGCGAGCCGCCGGCGATCGACGGGACGCTCCACCGCTGGTGGGTGCCGCCCGGGCCGTTGAACGAACCGCGCGCGAGCACGTCGAACGGGCCGCTGGTGTCGCGCAGCGGGCCGCCGTCGGCGCCCTCGGTGCCGTACGGGTTGCCGTAGTTGTCGGAGATGCCGAGGATGTGGCTGAACTCGTGCGCGAAGGTGCCCATGCCCGACGACTCCGCCTGCGTGGAGTTGCCGGCGCGCCCGCCGGACGCGAAGTTCGCGTTCGGCCAGTGGTTGATGGCCGCCTGCCACGAGGTCCACGGGATGTACCGCGTCTTCGCCCAGTTCTTCATCGGCTGGCCGTTCTGGTCGAGCGCCACGCCGTTCTCGTCGCGCGGCGGACCGAAGTCGTCGGTGACGTCCTCGGGGTTCTCGAACAGCATCTGCCCGAACTCCTCCCACGTCGAGGACTCGTCGTGGCCGGCGGTGATGTAGAACACCTGGTCGAACTCGCGCAGCGGGTCGGGAACGCCCATGTCGGCGCCCCACAGCGAGAGCGCGTCGGTCCGGATGTTCTTATTGCAGCTGAGGCCCTGCGGGCAGTACGCGCTGTTGCCCGCGGCGCCCGGGTCCTTGTTGAACGAGTCGTTCAGGCCGTACTCCTCGATGTTGCCGGGGAGCTTGTACGGACCGAACGCCTCCATCTGCACGCTGAGGCGGCCGCCCGACTGCTCCATCCAGTACTCGTTGATGGTGCGGCCGTGGTTCAGCTCGTTCGGCGTGTTCAGGAGGTCGAGGTAGAACTGCGGAACGTCCTCGCGGTCGAGGCCGTTGGCGATCGAGGACGGGTCGCCGAACGGGTGAGCGCCCTCCTCCTCGGTCACGAGGAACGGCTGGTTCTCGAAGTCCAGCAGCACGATCGCGCCGTTGAACTGCCGAGTGCTGCCCTCGGTGTCGTCGGCCCAGTCGGTGCCCGGGACGGGGACGTAGTCGTCCCAGGTCATGTCGTCCATGTTGACCCAGTTCTGCGGGTCGATCGGATCGAGCACCGCGGGGTCGATGGGCGGGGGAGCGGCCGGCGCGGCGGCGGCCGTGGTCGAGGCGGCGGCCGCGGCCAGCACACCGGATGCCGCGACGAGCGCGACTCCGGTCCGCAGGCGACGGCGACGTTGCATCCTGCTCAATTCAGCTCCTTCATCAGCGGGGCCGTCGACGGGCGCCGGCGACCCGTGTGCGCCGACCGAGGTCGGCGATCCGCTCCCGATCGTGGTGCTGCGAGGACCGGATTACTCGGGAGCTTGGCAGGAGCCGTGGAGGTAATGCATCACATTTCGCGAGATCCATGCGTGGGAATCGGGGAACGGTATTCATCGAAATTTCCAACGGTTTCATTCGAGCAACACGTCTTCTGCTCGAATGATCGTCCGTGCTACCTCTAGGGAGACCGGGGTGCGAACGACCGCGGGGGCAACATTGCAGATCCATAAACATTGCCCCGGCCGTCGGCCGCTCCGCAGGGTGTTCCCCGGGGCCTGTGCTAGGCCTGAACCAGCAACGGCGTGGCTGCCCCGGCCACGTGCGTCGAATCCACAGGAAGAGGTAGACGGATATGGCATCCGCATCCCAGACCGGCCGCGGCATCGCCGTGGTCGCCGGGCTCTCGGTCGCCGCTCTCGCACTCGCCGGCTGCAGCGCCGGCGGTGGCGGAGGCGACCAGGGCGGCGGCGCGAGCACGCTGACCATCGGCACGACCGAGCAGGTCACGGCGCTCGACCCGGCCGGCTCGTACGACAACGGCTCCTTCGCCGTCATGAACCAGGTGTACCCGTTCCTGCTGAACACCCCCTACGGCAGCCCCGACGTCGAGCCCGACATCGCGGAGTCGGCCGAGTTCACCTCCGACACCGACTACACGGTGAAGCTCAAGGAGGGTCTGAAGTTCGCGAACGGCAACGACCTGACCTCCTCCGACGTCAAGTTCACGTTCGACCGTCAGCTGGACATCGCCGACCCGAACGGCCCCTCGTCGCTGCTGTACAACCTCGACAGCATCGAGACGCCCGACGACCTCACCGTCGTCTTCCACCTCATCTCGCCGAACGACCAGATCTTCCCGCAGATCCTGTCGAGCCCGGTGGGCCCGATCGTCGACGAAGAGGTCTTCTCGGCCGACTCGCTCACGAGCGACGACGACATCATCGAGGGCAAGCCGTTCGCCGGCCAGTACACGATCACGAGCTACTCGTTCAACGAGCTCATCGCGTACCAGGCGAACCCCGACTACGAGGGTCTGCTCGGCCCGGCTGAGACCGAGAAGATCAACGTCAAGTACTACACCGACGCGTCGAACCTGAAGCTCGACGTCCAGGAAGGCAACATCGACGTCGCGAACCGCACCCTGAGCGCGACCGACATCGAGGACCTCCGCGGCAACGACAACGTCAAGGTCGTCGACGGCCCCGGCGGCGAGATCCGCTACCTGGTCTTCAACTTCAACACGATGCCGTTCGGCGCGACGACCGCGGAGGCCGACCCGGCCAAGGCGCTCGCCGTCCGTCAGGCGGTGGCCGACCTGATCGACCGCGACGCGATCTCGGAGGACGTGTACAAGGGCACCTTCACGCCGCTGTACTCGTACATCCCGGCGGGCCTCACCGGCGCCACCGAGTCCCTGAAGGGCCTCTACGGCGACGGCAACGGCCAGCCCGACCCCGACAAGGCGGCCGAGCGGCTCGCCGCGGCGGGCGTCTCGACGCCGCTGGACATCTCGATCCAGTACGTCGCCGAGCGCTACGGCCCCTCGTCGAGCGACGAGTACGCGATCATCAAGGACAACCTCGAGTCGAGCGGCCTGTTCAAGGTCAACCTGCAGTCGACCGAGTGGGTCCAGTACTCGAAGGACCGCGTCGCGGACCTCTACCCGGCCTACCAGCTGGGTTGGTTCCCCGACTACTCGGACGCCGACAACTACCTCACGCCGTTCTTCCTCACCGAGAACTTCCTGGCGAACCACTACGACAACCCCGAGGTGAACGACCTCGTCCTCGAGCAGGCCACCACGGCCGACCCCGATGCGCGCACCGCGCTCATCGAGGAGATCCAGGACAAGGTGGCGGCCGACCTCTCCACCATCCCCTACATGCAGGGCGCTCAGGTGGCCGTGGTGGGCAAGGACGTCAGCGGCGCCGAGAAGACGCTGGATGCCTCGTTCAAGTTCCGCTACGCCGCGCTCTCGAAGGGCTAGGCCTACGGGCTAAAGTCGATCCCAGCTCGACCGACGGGGGCGACCCGCTTGTGCGGGTCGCCCCCGTTCTCTGCAATGTGAGGAATGCATGTCCGCTGTCGACCTGACACCGCAGCCCGGTACGCCGGCTGCGGGCGCGACCAGACCGAAATCCGGGAGAGGCGGGTTCGGGCGTTACCTGCTCGTCCGATTCCTGCTGATCTTCCCCACCATCTTCATCCTCGTCACGCTCGTGTTCTTCCTGATGCGACTGACCGGCGACCCGATCACGGCGGCCCAGGGCGGGCGCCTCGGGCCCGCCGAGCTCGAGCAGCTGCGCGCCGCGGCCGGATTCGACCGCCCCGTCCTGGTGCAGTACTTCGAGTACATCGGGCGCATCTTCGTGCTCGACTTCGGCACGACGTACACCACCAACCGCCCGGTGATCGAGGTGCTGCTCACGTACGGCCCCGCCACGTTCGAGCTCGTCTTCTACTCGCTCATCGTCGCCTTCGCGGTCGGCATCCCGCTCGGGCTGCGGGCCGCGTACCACCGCGACAAGCCCGAAGACGCGGTCTACCGGGTGCTCGCCATCTGGTGGTACGCGGTGCCGGTCTTCTTCGCCGGCCTCATCCTGAAGCTCATCTTCTCGGTGTGGTTGAAATGGTTCCCCGTCGCGGGACGTTCCAGCGTCGCCTCCGAGATCCAGATGCAGACGCTGCCGAACCGCACGGGCATCTACACGATCGACGCGATCCTGACCGGCGACCCGGCCGTCATCGGCGACGTCCTCTCGCACGTGGTGCTGCCCGCGATCACGCTGGGCCTGCTGACGGCGGGCATCTTCCTGCGGCTCGTGCGCACGAACGTCATCGGCACCCTCTCCACCGACTACGTCGACGCGGCGCGCTCGCGGGGCGTTCGGGAGTCGCGGCTGCTGCGCACCCACGCCTACCGGCCGGCGCTCATCCCGATCATCACGGTGATCGGCCTGCAGATCGCCCTGCTGCTCGGCGGTGCGGTGCTGACCGAGACCACCTTCGAGTGGCGCGGGCTGGGATTCCAGCTGGCCGAGTTCCTCGAGAACCGCGACTTCATCGCCGTGCAGGGCATCGTCGCGCTGCTGGCGGTGATCGTCGCCGTCACGAACTTCGTGGTCGACATCATCGCCGCCTTCATCGACCCGAGGGTGAGGTACTGACATGACCGCGACCACCCCCGTCGCCACCATGGCGCCCCAGAAGCGACGCCTCGTCGACCGCCTGCCGGTCGTGCACCAGCTGCGGCAGAGCGTGGGCCTCCAGCGCGGCATGCTCGTCGCGGGCCTCGTGATGATCGCCGTCTTCGTGCTGTCGGCCGCGTTCGCACCGCTCATCGCCCCGTTCGGGTTCGCGCAGCGCAGCGTCGACGGCGAATCGTTCGGCACCCAGCAGCCGCCTTCGGCCGAGCACTGGTTCGGCACGACCGTCGGCGGCTACGACGTGTTCTCGCGCGTGATCTGGGGCACCCAGACGACGCTGCTCGTCGTGGTCGTCGCCCTCGTGCTGTCGATCTTCATCGGCGTCGCGCTCGGCCTGTACGCCGGGTACTTCGGCGGCTGGCTCGATCGCGTGCTCGTCGTGGTGTGCGACGCGATCTACGCATTCCCGTCGCTGCTGCTGGCGATCGTGCTGTCGATCGTGATCTCGGGCGGACAGTCGAACCTGTGGGGCGGTGTGCTCGCCGCGGCCGCGTCGATCACGGTGATCTACATCCCGCAGTACTTCCGGGTCATCCGCGCCGAGGTCGTGCGGATCAAGGCCGAGGCCTACGTCGAATCGGCGAAGGTGCTCGGAGCATCCAACTCCCGCATCATCTTCCGGCACGTGTTCCGCAACTCGACCCGCACCCTGCCGCTGATCATCACGCTGAACTCGTCGGAGGCGATCCTCACGCTCACCGCGCTCGGCTTCCTCGGCTTCGGCATCGAGCCGACCGCGGCGGCCGAGTGGGGCTACGACCTCTCGAAGGCGCAGTCGGATGTCACGAGCGGCATCTGGTGGACCGCGGTGTTCCCCGGTCTCGCGATCGTGTTCACCGTGCTCGGCATCACGCTCGTCGGCGAGAGCCTCAACGACCTCGCCGACCCGCGCCTGCGGGGCCGGCGCCGGGTCGCTCAGGCCGCCGGCCAGGTCGCGGAGACGTCGGTGGTGCCCGGCGGCACCCTGACGGCGGGCCCCGGCGGGATCGACGGTCTCGAGGGCGGCGACAGCATCGAACAGCACGGAATCGAGGTCAGGCCATGAGCATCGTCAGCATCGAACGCCTCGGCGTGTCGTTCGCGACCGATCAGGGCGCGGTCAAGGCCGTCGACGATGTGAGCCTCAGCGTCTCGCCGGGCGAAGTGCTCGCCATCGTCGGCGAGTCGGGCAGCGGCAAGACCGTCACCGCGAAGACCATCCTCGGGCTGCTGCCCGAGACCGCCACGACGAGCGGCGCGGTCATCCTGTCGAACCGCGAGGGCACGCGCGAACACGACATCATCTCGCTCGACGCGGCCGGGCTGCGCGCGGTGCGCGGCACCGACGTCGCGATGGTGTTCCAGGAGCCGTCGACCGCGCTGAACCCGGT from Agromyces larvae includes the following:
- a CDS encoding ABC transporter permease, translated to MTATTPVATMAPQKRRLVDRLPVVHQLRQSVGLQRGMLVAGLVMIAVFVLSAAFAPLIAPFGFAQRSVDGESFGTQQPPSAEHWFGTTVGGYDVFSRVIWGTQTTLLVVVVALVLSIFIGVALGLYAGYFGGWLDRVLVVVCDAIYAFPSLLLAIVLSIVISGGQSNLWGGVLAAAASITVIYIPQYFRVIRAEVVRIKAEAYVESAKVLGASNSRIIFRHVFRNSTRTLPLIITLNSSEAILTLTALGFLGFGIEPTAAAEWGYDLSKAQSDVTSGIWWTAVFPGLAIVFTVLGITLVGESLNDLADPRLRGRRRVAQAAGQVAETSVVPGGTLTAGPGGIDGLEGGDSIEQHGIEVRP